The following DNA comes from Methanomassiliicoccales archaeon.
GATGCGCTTGACGCCATCGATGGAATCGATGACCTCGGCCACCGCCCGCGGTACGAAGCGGCGCCAGTCGTCTCCGGCCACCATTCTCTTTCGTATCTCTGTGCCGGAGTAATGAGAGCGGTTGAACAGAGGGGACGCGGACACTTCGTAACCGGCCTCGGAGAACAGCCTTTTCGTCAAGGGATTATTGGTATACACCCGTTGGAAGGGCGGAACCATGGAGCGCACGTGCGATACCCATATGCCGTACTGGTTGATGTCCACTA
Coding sequences within:
- a CDS encoding nicotinamide-nucleotide adenylyltransferase is translated as VDINQYGIWVSHVRSMVPPFQRVYTNNPLTKRLFSEAGYEVSASPLFNRSHYSGTEIRKRMVAGDDWRRFVPRAVAEVIDSIDGVKRIRELMAQGEWDAGD